The genomic segment TGGCAGGCGTCCTCGACGACGGCGAGCTTGTGCTTCTCGGCGATGGGCATGAGCTTGTCCATCGCGGCGGGGTGGCCGTAGAGGTGCACCGGCATGATCGCGACGGTACGCGGTGTGATCGCGGCCTCGACGGCTGCCGGGTCGAGGCCGAAGCTGCCGGGCTCGATGTCGGCGAAGACGGCGTCGGCGCCGACCAGACGCACCGCGTTCGCCGAGGCGGCGAACGAGAACGACGGGACGATGACCTCGTCGCCGGGGCCGATGCCCAGGGCGAGCAGCAGCAGGTGGAGCGCGGATGTGCCCGAGTTCACCGCGACACAGTGCCGGCCGTCGACCAGCTCCGAGAAGCCCTCCTCGAAGGCCGCCACCTCCGGGCCCTGTACGACGCGACCGCTGCGCATCACTCGTACGACGGCCTCGATCTCTTCTTCACCGATGACCGGGCGGGCAGCAGGAATCGGCTGCTCGTTGATGCTCGTCATGGACGTCCTCCTTGAACACCGCAAGAGCTCTTTACAGGCAGAGATCAGGGATGCGGGACGTCTTACGAGGCCGCGCGTACCCCTCCGGCGCAATGCCGACGCCCTACCGAGGATTCTGGGGCCGGTCTGGTCCCGAACCGGGCCCCGTCACCACCCTGATTTCGAGGTGGAAACCCCTCACAGGACAGCGAACGCCGTCACATTATCAGGGATTTCTTAGGCGATTTCGGGTCTGTTGACAAGCTCATGCATCGATTCTGAAACAGAACACGTGTCCCACCCTGGCTCACCAGAGTGGGACACGTTTCGTCAGACTACTCGTCACTCATTCTTCAGTTGTCGGCCGGTCCCTCTCCCGCGGACTGCGCGGACGCCGTCACGGAAGGCGTCGAGGGCTGCTCGGCGGCGGACGTCTTCTTCGCCGTCGCCTTCTTGGCCGTCGTCTTCTTCGCGGCGGTCTTCTTGGCCGCCGTGGTCTTCTTCGCGGCGGTCTTCTTGGCGGGCGCCTTCTTGGCGGCCGTCTTGCGGACCGCCTTCTTGACCGGTGCCTCGGCGGCTTCCGGTGCCTCGGACGCCTCCGCGGTCGCCGGGGCCTCCGTCCCCTCGGCGGGAGCGGCACCGGATTCGGTACCTGCCCCGGCGTCCGCCGGACCGGTCACCACGACGACCTCGGCGGCGTCCGATCCCGCGGGCGAACCCGCGGGGGCGGTGGCCTTACGGGTCGCCCGGCGCCGGGCGCGCGGCGGGGCCGCCGGAGCGGTCACCTCGACGGGCTCGGCCTCGGGCTGCGGCGTCGGGGCCACCGGGTCCTCGGCGGCGACCGGGTCCTGGGCGGACACCGGCTCCTCCACGGACTCGACGAACTCGGCGGCCGGAGCCGGCGAGTCCGCCGACTTCGGCGAACCCGCGGGGGCGGTCGCCTTACGGGTCGCCCGGCGCCGGGTACGGCCCTGGGGGGCCGGGGCCGCCTCGGGCTCGGGCGTCTCGGGCGCCGGGGCCTCGATGACCTCGACGGCCTCGGCCGGTTCGGCGACGAACGGTGCCTCGACGACGGGCGTCTCGACCACCGTCTCCACGACCGTCTCGACGTCCGGCGCCGCCTCGTCCTGCCGCGGCTCGGCGGCGGAGGACCGTCCGGCGCCCGGAGCACCGGCCGGAGCCGACGCCTTGCGGGACGCCCGACGTCGGCCGCGACCGCGCGTGGCGGCGGCCTCGGCCTCGGCCGGGCTGCTGTACAGGTCCTCGTCGGGTACGAACTCCGGCTCGGACGACGCCACCGGGGCGGGCGCCTCGGCGGCCGACTCGGCCTCGCCCTCCGACTCCGGCTCGGTCACTGTCTCCGTCGTGTACTCGTGGTCGTGGTCGTGGTCCTGACCGGAGCCGCGACGCTTCTTGGCCCGCTTGCCACCGCCGCCACCGCCGACCGAGGTCGGCTGCTCCATGTGCACGATCACACCGCGCCCGTTGCAGTGGACACAGGTCTCGGAGAACGACTCCAGCAACCCCTGGCCCACCCGCTTGCGGGTCATCTGGACCAGGCCCAGCGAGGTGACCTCGGCGACCTGGTGCTTCGTGCGGTCGCGGCCCAGGCACTCCAGCAGGCGCCGCAGCACCAGATCCCGGTTGGACTCCAGCACCATGTCGATGAAGTCGATGACGACGATGCCACCGAGGTCGCGCAGCCGCAGCTGACGCACGATCTCCTCGGCCGCCTCCAGGTTGTTCCTGGTGACGGTCTCCTCCAGGTTGCCGCCCTGGCCGGTGAACTTCCCGGTGTTGACGTCGACGACGATCATCGCCTCGGTCTTGTCGATCACCAGCGAACCGCCGCTCGGCAGCCAGACCTTCCGGTCCAGCGCCTTCATCAGCTGCTCGTCGATCCGGTACGTCGCGAAGACGTCGACCTCGGAGGTCCACCTGGACAGCCGGTCCGTGAGGTCCGGTGCCACGTGCGAGACGTAACCGTGGATGGTCTCCCACGCCTCGTCACCGCTGACGATGACCTTCGAGAAGTCCTCGTTGAAGATGTCGCGGACCACCCGGACGGTCATGTCCGGCTCGCCGTAGAGCAGCGTCGGCGCGTTGGAGCTGCCGCTGCCCTTGGCGTTCTTCTGGATCGCCTCCCACTGCCCCTGGAGACGCTCGACGTCCCGGCGCAGCTCGTCCTCGCTGGCGCCCTCGGCGGCGGTGCGCACGATGACGCCCGCGTCCTCGGGGACGATCTTCTTCAGGATGGTCTTCAGCCGGGCGCGCTCGGTGTCGGGCAGCTTGCGGCTGATGCCGGTCATCGAACCCTCGGGCACGTAGACCAGGTAGCGGCCGGGCAGCGAGACCTGGCTGGTCAGGCGGGCACCCTTGTGGCCGATCGGGTCCTTCGTGACCTGTACGAGGACCGACTGGCCGGACTTCAGCGCGGTCTCGATCCGGCGCGGCCCGTGGGCCATGCCGAGCGCCTCGAAGTTCACCTCACCGGCGTACAGGACGGCGTTGCGGCCCTTGCCGATGTCGACGAAGGCGGCCTCCATGGACGGCAGTACGTTCTGCACCTTGCCCAGGTAGACGTTGCCGACGTAGCTGGTGGCCTGTTCCTTGTTGACGTAGTGCTCGACGAGGACGTTGTCCTCCAGCACACCGATCTGGGTGCGCTCGCCGCTCTGGCGGACGACCATCACCCGCTCGACGGCCTCGCGGCGGGCCAGGAACTCCGCCTCGGTGATGATCGGGACCCGGCGGCGGCCCTGCTCGCGGCCCTCACGGCGGCGCTGCTTCTTCGCCTCCATCCGGGTGGAACCCTTGATGGACTGGACCTCGTCGAAGCCGGTGCCGGGCTCGCGGTCGGCCGATTCCCTGGCACGCCGCTCACGGGGCTCACGGACCTTGACGACCGTGCGCTCGGGGTCGTCCGTGGTGCCGTTCTCACCGTCCGACGACGCGTCACCACTGCGACGGCGACGACGGCGCCTGCGACGGCTGCTGCTGGAGCCACCGGCCGACGACTCGTTGTCGTCGTCGGACTCCTCGTCGGTGTCGGAGTCGTGGCCGCCGTCCTGGCCGCTCTCCCGCGACTCGTCGGACCGGTCGGCGCTCTCGTCGTGCTGCTCCGAGGCGTCGTCCGCCTCGGTGGCGTCACCCCGGCGACGACGGCGGCCACCGCGACGGCGCCGGCGCGAGGGCCGGTCGCCGTACTCGTCGCCCTCGTGATCGGCGTCGCCCTCGTGGTCGGCGTCGGTCTCGGACTCGGCCTCCTCCGCGGGCCCGGCGGGCTCTTCGGCCTCGGCGGGCGCGGCCTGGACGGCGGCCCGCTCGGGCTCGGCGGACTCACCGCGACGGCGACGGCGACGGCGCGAACCGCCCTGCGGCGCGGTCTCGGCGACCTCGGCGGGCTCGGCGGCGGGTTCGGCCGCGGCCGTCCCGGTGGTCTCCTCGGCCTCGTCGGCCTCGTCGGTCTCGTACGTGTCGTCGTACTGCGAGGCGGCAGCGGCGGCGGCAGCGGTCTCCGGGGTCTGGAACATCGGCTCGGCGAAGACCGGTGCCTGGAACACCGCCACGGCGGGACGCGTCGCGCGCCGGCCGCGTACCGGCTCCTCGACCTTGCCGGTGAACTCGGGGCGCCCGGCGGCTGCCGTGGCCCTGCGGCGACGGCCACCACGCGGCGCGGCGTCGTCGGCGGTCTCCACCGGCGCCTCGCTCGCGGTGGTCGCGGTGTCCGCGGCGGACTCGGCCACGGGTTCCACGACCGCGGGGGTCTCGGGGGTCTCGGCGGCCTGCGGGGCGCCCGCCGGGGCGGTCGCCTTGCGGACCGCGCGCCGACGGCCACGCGGGGTCCCGGACTCGGGCTGCGGCTCGGGCTGCGGCTCATCGGCGAGCCGCGCGGCGAGCTCAGGGGTCTGTACGACGGTCTCAGGGGTCTGTACGACGGGCTCCGGGGCCTGCGCGGCCTCGTCGGTGCGCGCGGCCTCGTCGGACCGCTCGGCTCCGGTGGCCTGCGGGGTGCCGGCCGGTGCCGACGCCCTGCGCCGGGCACGGCCGCGCGGAGCCTCGGTGGTGGCGGGAGCGGCGGTCTCCGCGGCTTCTCCGCCCACCGGTCCGGCCGCCTCGGCTTCGGCGGCCTCGATCTCGGCGGCCTGCGAGGCCGTGCCGGCCTCGACACCGGTGGCCGGGGCGGTCGCCTTGCGGGACGCCCGACGGCGGGTACGCGGCGGCTCGACCTCGGCCTCGGGGGACGCGGCAGCCTCAGGAGACACAGCCGTGCCGGGAGCCTCGGCGGCGTCCTCGGTACGGGGCGCGCCCGCCGGGGCGGTCGCCTTGCGGACCGCGCGCCGACGCGCACGCGGCGCGGCGGCCGGTTCCGCATCGGTGCTCTCGACCGCCGGCGCCGATTCCACGGGGGCCTCCCCGGGGGCCGGGGCGGAACCCGTCGCGGGCTCCACCACCTCGACGGCCTCGGCGGTCTCCGGAGCACCGGCCGGGGCGGTCGCCTTGCGGACGGCCCGGCGGCGGGTGCGCGCCGGGGTGGCGGGCACCACATCGGTCCCGGCGGTGGCGTCGGCCGCCTCCGCGTCGGCCGCCGAGGCGGCGCGCGCGGTGTCCTCGGTGGTGGCGTCGGCGGCTCCCCCGCCCGGCGGACCGGCCGGGCGGGACGCGGCGCGGCGCCTGCGGCGCGGCGGCAGCTTGTCGCCGGGCGCGTTGTTGTCTTCGGTGTTTCCGGTCGTACCGGGTTCGTTCGGCTGAGGCATGCGGGCGGTTCTCCCGTCGCGCTCCCGGGCGCCGCGCCTGATTCCGGTCCGGCACGGTTCGCGTGATGGTGCGATACCGCCGTCCGGGGCGCGGGCGCCGCACGGGAGCTGAATGTCTGGCTCGCCGGTTCCGTACGCGATGTACGTGCGGCCTGGCGAAAGTCTTCTGGTCAGTGCGCGGCCCGACCCAGGTGGCTCCCGAGTCCGGGGGCTGCGCTACAACGACCGCCTTACGCGGAACCCGCACCTGCCGACGCCGTCGCGACGGCGGTCCCGGTGGCCGTGGGTAGCGCGGCCGGGGCTGCCTCGCGGTCAGGCGCGAGCGGGTCGGTCACCGTGCCGGTCTCCTCGTCGAAGAGCCCCTGCGCCAGCCTGGTCACCGCTGCGGGGACCGGCGGCGCCAGGTCGGCCACAGCTCGGAGACCGGACAGGACGTCGTCGGGTCGCACGGCAGGTGTCACGTGCCGAACAACCAGCCGCAGTATCGCACAGGGCTTGTCCCCGGGCCTATTGACGAGCGGGGCACCGGTCGTACCGGCGCCACCGGGGAGCGTCGCGGAGTCCGGTCCACCGGCCTCCAGGGCCACCACGGCGGCCCTGGCGTCGAAGGTCCGCACGCCGTTCTTCGTACGGCGCTGGACCTCGACGGTCCCGGCTTCGAGGAAGCCGGACACGGCCTTCTCCGCGTCCTCGACCGTGACCCCGTCCAGCCGCAGCTCCCAGACGGAAGCGGTCAGCCGGTCGGCGAGACCCGAGGTGCGGGCCTCGACGGCGTCGGTGATGTCGAGGCCGTCCGGCAGCGACGCGTCGAGCAACTGACGCAGCGTGTCGGGGTCCCGCGCCTCGGTGAGGGCCATCTCCAGAAACTCGGCCTCACTGCCCGTGCCGGTGGGAGCGGCATTGGCGTACGACACCTTCGGGTGCGGGGTGAAGCCCGCCGAGTACGCCATCGGCACCTCGGCGCGGCGCAGCGCCCGCTCGAAGGCGCGCTGGAAGTCGCGGTGACTGGTGAACCGGAGGCGGCCCCGCTTGGTGTAGCGCAGTCGGATGCGCTGCACCGTCGGTGCGGGCGGCGGGCCTTCGGGCTGTCGCTTGCCCAGTGGTTCTTCTCCTCGGTGCGGAGCGGACGCGGTGGCACGCCGCCCTCGGAATACGGGTGGCCCCGGGGTGTCCGCTCCGGGCTCACCCCCGCGGGTGCGGGGAGATCTCCGATTCGGGCGCCGCGCTGGGGACAGTCGTTGTACTACCCAGAGTACGCGCAGGCCCGCTCCCGGGTTCCCCGGGACCGTGGCGGACCCGGGGAACGCCCCGCCGACGACCACGGGCAAGGTGGCAGCGAATTACCACACGGGCCGCTTCGCCCTGGTGCCCGCGCTCAAGGCGGAACTGACCGTGAAGACTCCGGCCGACCGAAACCCCGGTAAGGCGCGGACACAGGGCGCTCCTGTCACACAGGTACCCGACGCGATACCGAGTGCAGCGATCCGGCTGGGCTACGCACGGTGCTCCACCGTTGGACAGGAACTTCAGTCCCAGTTGGCCATGCTTGCCCGTGCCGACTGCACCCGCGTCTTCTCGGAGAAGATCAGCACCCGTGTGAAGGAGCGGCCGGAGCTTGAGAAGGCGCTCGCCCTGGCCCGGGAGATCAAGGCAGCCGCACCGAATCAGCCGGTCATCCTGACCGTGGTCGAGATGAAGCGTCCTGCCCGCAGTGCGGCAGAGCTGATGACGCTGTCTTCCACCCTTCAGGCGGACGGCATCCAACTGGAACTCCTGTCCGGTCCGCTTCAGGGTGTGTACGACCCGAACGGGGCAGGTGCCATCGTGTTCGCCGTGCTCGCCGTCAGTGCAGAGGTGGAGCGGGAAGGCATACGAGAGAAGACGTTGGAGGGGTTGGAGGCTGCGGCCCGTAAGGGCAACGTCGGGGGGCGTCCCTCTGTCGTGGATGACGACAAGCTCGCCGTAGCCCGTGCCCGGCACGCCAAGGGTGACAGCGTCACAGCCATCGCGAAGGCCCTGGGAATCGGTCGTGCCACGTTGTACCGCCACCTGGGAGAGAGCGCCTGAGAGAGGCGCACACGGATGCAGGCAGGCCCTCGGCATACGCCGGGGGCCGCTCTCATGCGCGGGTCTGCCGGGCGGGGCAGGGCAGGTCGGGATCAGAGCGGTTCGGCGAGCACGTCACAAGGGCGACGGAGTGGAAGACAGCGCCCTTCAGGTAGTGGCCGAGGGACACGTCTCCTCCCCACGTCAGCCGCTCGACTGCACCCTTCACCAGGAGAACCAGTCTGGTCACTTCACGATCCTGCTCGGAGGCGAACCGGGGTGCGAACTCTGCGAGCTGGAGCCCCAGCCACTCGCCGGCCTCCTTGGGTTCCTCCCATGTCCCTCGGATCATCGAGGGCGGTTTCATCAGCCAGTGCGCCGTCTGGATCGGGGGCACGTCGGTCGTCGGGAACACGGCCACGGCTTCTCGGTACCGGTCGAGTACCTCCTTCTCGCTGCTCGCGGTCGGGGCTTGTCCGGCCGGTCTACGGACGCTCTCCCTGTCGAACGTCTTCTTCTCCCCCACCCATGCGTAACCGTGGTGGTGCACCGCTGCTCCGTTCCGAGAGATGACGACGGCCCCGCCCGTCGGCGTGAGGGCAGGGCCGTCAGTTCAGGTGGTGCCGTGGATCAGGCGGAGAGGTCGAAGCGGGCGGGGTCGATACCCGCCGCGTCCAGCTCGGCCGTGGTGAAGCGCAGCGGCTCGGCGCCCGGGCGCTTGCTGTCACCCATGGCCCACGCGTCCGGCCCGATCTTCGCGAGGGTCACGCACGCCTCGCCGTCGGGGTGGGTACTGCCGCCGCACGCCTTCGAGAACTCGGCTCCCTCGATGGGGAGCCCGTACAGGTCGGTCATCGTTGTGCCCTTCCTGATCTGCTGACGGCCCAGAGAGGGCCGTCCCCCGCCCGTAGCGGACGGAAGTCTTGGAGTGGCTGCCCCGGCTTCCCTGAGTCCTGAGCGATGCCCTCACCGCTCAGGGCGGCACTCCAGTCAAGGAGTGGACCGGGGGAGAACCCGAGCACGTCAGCTCAGACGGGACACGCCCTGTCCCTGTTCAAGCCTTGTCCGGTCGGGGGACTACCTGTCCCGCCGGGAGGGCGGCAGTGACAGGATTCTGTGAGAACTCAGGGCGTCGAGGGCACCCGCAGCGCCTCTGCGATCTGCTCGACCGCATCAGCGCGGATCATCCCGAGATGGACGTACGCCTGCCCGCTGTGCGTCACCACCGGCCGGACGCTGCTCCACGCGGACTCGGGAACTCCGAGCGCGCGAGTGCCGCGCGTATGGATTCCGTCGCGTCCGTCGCCTGCGTCCTGGCGTCCCTCCACGTCTGCATGTCCATCAGTGGCCGGTCCCGTGCATCCGAAGCAGGATGTCGCAGTCGGCAACCGTGGTGCTGTCACGCTCCATCCAGGCCGCCTTCCGGAGCTGACCGAGCCGCGTGCACTCGGGGCAGCCGGACACAGGGCGGGGCGCAGGGCGCTCCTCCCGGATCGGCAGCTCTACCGGCGCTTCCTGCCACCGCGTGGGTTCTGTCTTCGTCACCGTCGCGCCCTCCCTGCCGCTTCCGAGGTCGATGAAGAGACCGTAGGGAGCGGGGTTGCGAGGGGTCCACGCTGTTGCACGCGGTTGCACGGATTCACCCGAGGGCAGCGAGAGCCTTCGTGATCAGGGCGCGGGCACCGGCCCCGCGCACAGCGGATCGGGACAGCTCGGAAAAGGCCCGAAGGTACGTACGGATCTCGCCGGGCGTGGTCAGGTTGATCTCTGCGGTGAGCGTCTCCACCGCCACCTGTCGATCGTCGAAGGCGTAGAAGGCTTCGAGCGGCCAGACGGCGCGGCGGGCGCGGGCGGGGATGATGCCGAGGGATACGTTCGGCTGTCCCATCACCGAGAGCAGGTGTTCAAGCTGGGCCGCCATGGCGGCATCGTCGCTCACCCGGTAGTAGAGAACCGTCTCTTCGAGCACCAGGGCGAACCGGTGATCCCCCTCCCGGATCACGCGGGACCGTTGGGTCCGAGCCTGCACGGCGTCGGCCACGTCGTCTGGGGTTCCTTGAAAGGCTGTGATGGACCGTAGAAGCCCTGTCGCGTAGCCGGGGGTCTGGAGCATCCCCGGCATGACGTTCGAGGCGTAGACACGAAAGGAGCGGGTCCGCTGGTACAGCGGGACAGTCTGCTCATGAACCCGGCGCATCCCATCGCGATGGATCTGCCGCCACTCGACGTACATCGACTCGGCGTTTCGGGACGCAGCGATCAGATCAGCCGCGTGATCGTCAGCCCCGCAGGCAGCGCACCATGCACGGATGTCAGCATCCGAGGGTGGCGTCTTGCCCCGCGCGATCCGGGATGACTTCGACTTGTGCCAGCCGCACCGAGCGGCTAGCTCATGCCCTGTCAGGCCAGCGTCTTGCATAAGGCCCTGCAAGCGGGCAGCCACAGCGGCTCGCGCCGCTTGAGCGCTGGAGAGCGGAGAAGAAGGCATGAGCTGACCCGTAAGGAATCAGACGGCGTACTTCTCGTGCGGGATGGCTCGCTCCCACACCGCTTCGAACGCCGACGCACACAGATCAACTGCGGCAGGCTCTTCCGTCTGGTCAGTGTGGACCCACCGGCCGACGCCGTCGAAGACGTTGAACTGGACAAGACGGCCGTCGAACAACCAGAAGTCGTTGCCCGGCAGGGCAAGGTCCGAGGCGTTGCGACGGGGCAGCCAACGGATCTGCTCTCCGGCCGCTACGTTCGTAAAGGTGCCCGAGTGCTCGAAGGCGATGTAATCGCTGACCGGCTCCGAGACGATGCGGGCACGTCGGATGACCACACCCTTGGCCGTCACCTCTTGCACGAGGTCAAGCCAGGGACGCCACCATGAAGCCCGGTCGTCCGGGTTCAACCGGTGCCCCTGCTTCCATGCGGAGAAGCCTTCGATCTCGTTGTCCACGCCGTACCCGTCGCGCATCTCAAGATGCACGGCTGACTCCCGCACTGACCTGATGAGGTCAGAGAAGTCAGTCAGACTCTGCGACACGAAGCGCCTCCCTGAGAAGCGGGACCATCCGCTTCGGAACCCTGATCACCGACTCGTGTCCGGGGATCGACACATCCCGCGAGCTCTCGCTCGTGGTCCGCTCGTCTGCCGTCCACCCCTGGATCACAAGATCCTTCGACTCCTGGTCCACCCACACAGCGGGTGATCCGTGATCTCCGGACTCGGGATCTTTACCGACGAACCGTAAGGCCATGGTGTCCCTCCCTGTCGAGCGCGTCGCGCCTGGTTGCACGACCTTCACTCTGTCGGAACCTGCGGGTCAAGAGGGCGTCTTCACCCCGATCCGACCCGATGCTGTTCATCGGCGCCACGCACAAGGCGCCCGGACCCTTACGGCCCGGACGCCTCTCTTCAGCTACAGCCACTCGACCGCCGAGACGATGCCCGGATCTTGCCGAGGAGCGGGGAGCGGCGTACGCCGCACAGGGCGGGCAGCCTGCTCGCGCTCCTTCGTCCCGAGCCCTCGAAGGATCTCGGTACGCTCCGCCTCGCTCATGCCAGCGAGCGTCTCAGCCATCCTCTGGACGGCATCGCCGCTGGTCACGGCTACTGCTTGACCTCAAGCGGCAGCAGCGTCTTGCCCGTCGGTCCGATCTGGATGCTCGTGTCCATCTGCGGACAGACCCCGCAGTCGAAGCACGGTGTCCAGCGGCAGTCCTCGACCTCGGTCTCGTCGAGCGCGTCCTGCCAGTCCTCCCAAAGCCATTCCTTGTCGAGGCCGGAGTCCAGGTGGTCCCAGGGCAGGACCTCCTCGTACGTCCGCTCGCGGGTGGTGTACCAGTCGACGTCGACCCCGAAGCCCGGCAGGGTCTTCTCCGCGCAGGCCATCCAGCGGTCGTAGCTGAAGTGCTCGCGCCAGCCGTCGAAACGGCCGCCGTCCTCGTAGACGGCGCGGATGACGGACCCGATCCGGCGGTCGCCCCGGGAGAGCAGGCCCTCCACGATGCCGGGCTTGCCGTCGTGGTAGCGGAAGCCGATCGAGCGGCCGTACTTCTTGTCGCCGCGGATCTTGTCGCGGAGCTTCGCCAGCCGGGCGTCGGTCTCCTCGGCGCTCAGCTGCGGCGCCCACTGGAACGGGGTGTGGGGCTTGGGGACGAAGCCGCCGATGGAGACGGTGCAGCGGATGTCGCCCTGGCCGGAGACCTCACGGCCCTTGGCGATGACGCTGACCGCCATGTCGCCGATCTGGAGGACGTCCTCGTCGGTCTCGGTGGGCAGGCCGCACATGAAGTACAGCTTCACCTGGCGCCAGCCGTTGCCGTACGCGGTGGCGACGGTCCTGATCAGGTCCTCTTCCGAGACCATCTTGTTGATGACCTTGCGCAGCCGTTCCGAGCCGCCCTCGGGGGCGAAGGTGAGGCCGGACCTGCGGCCGTTGCGGGTCAGCTCGTTGGCCAGGTCGACGTTGAACGCGTCGACCCGGGTCGACGGCAGCGAGAGGCCGACCTTGTCGTCGGTGTACCGGTCGGCGAGGCCCTTGGCGATCTCGCCGATCTCCGAGTGGTCCGCCGAGGAGAGGGACAGCAGGCCGACCTCTTCGAAGCCGGTCGCCTTGAGGCCCTTCTCCACCATCTCGCCGATGCCGGTGATGCTTCGCTCCCGCACGGGGCGCGTGATCATGCCGGCCTGGCAGAAACGGCAGCCGCGGGTGCAGCCGCGGAAGATCTCGACGGACATCCGCTCGTGGACGGTCTCGGCGAGCGGTACGAGGGGCTGCTTCGGGTACGGCCATTCGTCGAGGTCCATGACGGTGTGCTTGGACACCCGCCACGGCACGCCCGACCTGTTGGGCACGACCCGGCCGATCCGGCCGTCGGGCAGGTACTCGACGTCGTAGAAGCGCGGGACGTAGACGCCGCCCGTCTTCGAGAGGCGGAACAGCACCTCCTCACGGCCCCCGGGCCTGCCCTCGGCCTTCCAGGCCCGGACGATCTCGGTGATCTCCAGGACCGCCTGTTCGCCGTCGCCGATGACCGCGCAGTCGATGAACTCCGCGATCGGCTCCGGATTGAAGGCCGCGTGGCCGCCCGCGAGCACGATCGGATCGTCCGTCCCGCGGTCCTTCGCGTCGAGCGGGATGCCCGCGAGGTCCAGGGCGGTGAGCATGTTGGTGTAGCCCAGCTCGGTGGAGAAGCTGAGCCCGAAGACGTCGAACGCCTTCAGCGGGCGGTGGCTGTCCACCGTGAACTGCGGGACACCGTGCTCCCGCATCAGCGCCTCAAGGTCCGGCCAGACGCTGTAGGTGCGTTCGGCGAGGACGCCCTCGCGTTCGTTCAGCACCTCGTAGAGGATCATGACGCCCTGGTTGGGCAGACCGACCTCGTACGCGTCCGGGTACATGAGCGCCCAGTGGACGTCGCACGAGTCCCAGTCCTTGACGGTGGAGTTCAGTTCACCGCCGACGTACTGGATGGGCTTCTGCACATGCGGCAGGAGGGCTTCCAGGCGGGGGAAGACCGACTCGACAGGCATCGATGTGGTGTCTCTCATCAGCTGGCAGGGCGGACCATTCAGCGTACCCCGGCGCCCGGACCCGCGACGCCGTCGCACGGACGGCCCTGCGGGCCCCCGGCCGGGGGCCCGGGTCATGCGCTTATCGGCCGTTGCACCCTGATCGACTGGAGCAGCCCGATGGCCACCCACACGGCGAACATCGACGACCCTCCGTACGAGACGAACGGCAGCGGCAGCCCCGCCACCGGCATGATGCCGAGCGTCATACCGATGTTCTCGAACGCCTGGAAGGCGAACCAGGCGATGATCCCGGCCGCCACGATCGTCCCGTACAGCTCGGTCGTCTCGCGGGCGATCCGGCAGGCGCGCCACAGGACGATCCCGAGCAGCACCAGTATCAGTCCGGCGCCGAGGAAGCCCAGCTCCTCGCCCGCGACGGTGAACACGAAGTCGGTCTGCTGTTCGGGGACGAACTGGCCGGTGGTCTGGGTGCCCTG from the Streptomyces sp. AM 4-1-1 genome contains:
- a CDS encoding helix-turn-helix transcriptional regulator; amino-acid sequence: MPSSPLSSAQAARAAVAARLQGLMQDAGLTGHELAARCGWHKSKSSRIARGKTPPSDADIRAWCAACGADDHAADLIAASRNAESMYVEWRQIHRDGMRRVHEQTVPLYQRTRSFRVYASNVMPGMLQTPGYATGLLRSITAFQGTPDDVADAVQARTQRSRVIREGDHRFALVLEETVLYYRVSDDAAMAAQLEHLLSVMGQPNVSLGIIPARARRAVWPLEAFYAFDDRQVAVETLTAEINLTTPGEIRTYLRAFSELSRSAVRGAGARALITKALAALG
- a CDS encoding DUF397 domain-containing protein translates to MTDLYGLPIEGAEFSKACGGSTHPDGEACVTLAKIGPDAWAMGDSKRPGAEPLRFTTAELDAAGIDPARFDLSA
- a CDS encoding Rne/Rng family ribonuclease; its protein translation is MPQPNEPGTTGNTEDNNAPGDKLPPRRRRRAASRPAGPPGGGAADATTEDTARAASAADAEAADATAGTDVVPATPARTRRRAVRKATAPAGAPETAEAVEVVEPATGSAPAPGEAPVESAPAVESTDAEPAAAPRARRRAVRKATAPAGAPRTEDAAEAPGTAVSPEAAASPEAEVEPPRTRRRASRKATAPATGVEAGTASQAAEIEAAEAEAAGPVGGEAAETAAPATTEAPRGRARRRASAPAGTPQATGAERSDEAARTDEAAQAPEPVVQTPETVVQTPELAARLADEPQPEPQPESGTPRGRRRAVRKATAPAGAPQAAETPETPAVVEPVAESAADTATTASEAPVETADDAAPRGGRRRRATAAAGRPEFTGKVEEPVRGRRATRPAVAVFQAPVFAEPMFQTPETAAAAAAASQYDDTYETDEADEAEETTGTAAAEPAAEPAEVAETAPQGGSRRRRRRRGESAEPERAAVQAAPAEAEEPAGPAEEAESETDADHEGDADHEGDEYGDRPSRRRRRGGRRRRRGDATEADDASEQHDESADRSDESRESGQDGGHDSDTDEESDDDNESSAGGSSSSRRRRRRRRRSGDASSDGENGTTDDPERTVVKVREPRERRARESADREPGTGFDEVQSIKGSTRMEAKKQRRREGREQGRRRVPIITEAEFLARREAVERVMVVRQSGERTQIGVLEDNVLVEHYVNKEQATSYVGNVYLGKVQNVLPSMEAAFVDIGKGRNAVLYAGEVNFEALGMAHGPRRIETALKSGQSVLVQVTKDPIGHKGARLTSQVSLPGRYLVYVPEGSMTGISRKLPDTERARLKTILKKIVPEDAGVIVRTAAEGASEDELRRDVERLQGQWEAIQKNAKGSGSSNAPTLLYGEPDMTVRVVRDIFNEDFSKVIVSGDEAWETIHGYVSHVAPDLTDRLSRWTSEVDVFATYRIDEQLMKALDRKVWLPSGGSLVIDKTEAMIVVDVNTGKFTGQGGNLEETVTRNNLEAAEEIVRQLRLRDLGGIVVIDFIDMVLESNRDLVLRRLLECLGRDRTKHQVAEVTSLGLVQMTRKRVGQGLLESFSETCVHCNGRGVIVHMEQPTSVGGGGGGKRAKKRRGSGQDHDHDHEYTTETVTEPESEGEAESAAEAPAPVASSEPEFVPDEDLYSSPAEAEAAATRGRGRRRASRKASAPAGAPGAGRSSAAEPRQDEAAPDVETVVETVVETPVVEAPFVAEPAEAVEVIEAPAPETPEPEAAPAPQGRTRRRATRKATAPAGSPKSADSPAPAAEFVESVEEPVSAQDPVAAEDPVAPTPQPEAEPVEVTAPAAPPRARRRATRKATAPAGSPAGSDAAEVVVVTGPADAGAGTESGAAPAEGTEAPATAEASEAPEAAEAPVKKAVRKTAAKKAPAKKTAAKKTTAAKKTAAKKTTAKKATAKKTSAAEQPSTPSVTASAQSAGEGPADN
- a CDS encoding recombinase family protein, whose protein sequence is MPALKAELTVKTPADRNPGKARTQGAPVTQVPDAIPSAAIRLGYARCSTVGQELQSQLAMLARADCTRVFSEKISTRVKERPELEKALALAREIKAAAPNQPVILTVVEMKRPARSAAELMTLSSTLQADGIQLELLSGPLQGVYDPNGAGAIVFAVLAVSAEVEREGIREKTLEGLEAAARKGNVGGRPSVVDDDKLAVARARHAKGDSVTAIAKALGIGRATLYRHLGESA
- a CDS encoding DUF6879 family protein, which gives rise to MSQSLTDFSDLIRSVRESAVHLEMRDGYGVDNEIEGFSAWKQGHRLNPDDRASWWRPWLDLVQEVTAKGVVIRRARIVSEPVSDYIAFEHSGTFTNVAAGEQIRWLPRRNASDLALPGNDFWLFDGRLVQFNVFDGVGRWVHTDQTEEPAAVDLCASAFEAVWERAIPHEKYAV
- a CDS encoding TIGR03936 family radical SAM-associated protein — translated: MQRIRLRYTKRGRLRFTSHRDFQRAFERALRRAEVPMAYSAGFTPHPKVSYANAAPTGTGSEAEFLEMALTEARDPDTLRQLLDASLPDGLDITDAVEARTSGLADRLTASVWELRLDGVTVEDAEKAVSGFLEAGTVEVQRRTKNGVRTFDARAAVVALEAGGPDSATLPGGAGTTGAPLVNRPGDKPCAILRLVVRHVTPAVRPDDVLSGLRAVADLAPPVPAAVTRLAQGLFDEETGTVTDPLAPDREAAPAALPTATGTAVATASAGAGSA